From one Musa acuminata AAA Group cultivar baxijiao chromosome BXJ2-6, Cavendish_Baxijiao_AAA, whole genome shotgun sequence genomic stretch:
- the LOC135615242 gene encoding pentatricopeptide repeat-containing protein At2g27800, mitochondrial-like, with translation MTMLRLLILHRIRRLRCPTTIISPGTTTASNFSNHGESLALALRYPGFACTSSTFSTAGDARRRRRRRTKPPPVDQSLLDLAVSRLPPRFSAPDLADALACLPDPRLCPHLFSWAMDRHRRRLTADHSPFLAAVKRLGAARLYRDMDAVASLVLALPFSLPPAEPHLNTLLYFYAEARMLPKAVHVYTRMRASPDPAAHPTAATYNLLFAAMLGHDDASSYIHHVHMGTVRLLFRQMVDAGIAPDRLALNAIVKGYAQSLHLNDALRVFHQMGPVHGCEPDEHTYSLLVHGLCAQGRTRNARELFVEMRGKGMVPSRRACNSLVCALALAGETRDGEEMMWGVARVGRAPDLITCRTLLEEICRQGRVGEAMELLRKMGDEELVDGRTQRELQHGIEDEFGDLDA, from the coding sequence ATGACGATGCTCCGGCTTCTCATCCTCCATCGCATTCGGCGTCTCCGCTGCCCGACCACTATCATCAGTCCCGGCACCACCACCGCCTCCAATTTCTCCAACCATGGCGAAAGCCTCGCCCTAGCGCTCCGATATCCAGGGTTTGCGTGCACCTCATCCACCTTTTCCACGGCCGGCGATGCTCGGAGGCGCCGCAGGAGGCGGACGAAGCCGCCGCCCGTGGACCAGTCCCTGCTCGACCTCGCCGTCTCCCGGCTGCCCCCTCGCTTCTCAGCTCCCGACCTCGCCGATGCCCTCGCCTGCCTCCCTGACCCCCGCCTGTGCCCCCACCTCTTCTCCTGGGCCATggaccgccaccgccgccgcctcacCGCCGACCACTCCCCCTTCCTCGCCGCCGTGAAGCGTCTCGGCGCCGCCCGCCTCTACCGCGACATGGACGCCGTCGCCTCCCTGGTCCTCGCCCTTCCCTTTTCTCTCCCCCCCGCCGAACCCCACCTCAACACCCTCCTCTACTTCTACGCCGAGGCCCGCATGCTCCCCAAGGCCGTCCACGTCTACACCCGCATGCGCGCCTCCCCGGACCCCGCTGCCCACCCCACCGCCGCCACCTACAACCTCCTCTTCGCCGCCATGCTCGGCCACGACGACGCCAGCTCCTACATCCACCACGTCCACATGGGCACCGTCCGCCTACTCTTCCGCCAGATGGTCGACGCCGGCATCGCGCCCGACCGCCTCGCCCTCAATGCCATTGTCAAGGGCTACGCCCAGTCGCTGCACCTCAACGACGCCCTCCGGGTGTTCCACCAGATGGGGCCGGTGCACGGGTGCGAGCCCGACGAGCACACGTACAGCCTCCTGGTGCACGGGCTGTGCGCGCAGGGGAGGACGCGGAACGCGCGGGAGCTGTTCGTGGAAATGCGGGGGAAGGGGATGGTGCCGAGCAGGCGAGCGTGCAACTCGCTCGTCTGCGCGCTGGCGTTGGCGGGGGAGACACGGGACGGGGAGGAGATGATGTGGGGGGTGGCGCGGGTGGGGAGGGCGCCCGACCTGATCACCTGCAGGACGCTGCTGGAGGAGATTTGCCGGCAGGGGAGGGTGGGGGAAGCGATGGAGCTGCTGAGGAAGATGGGGGATGAGGAGTTGGTGGACGGCCGGACACAACGGGAGCTCCAGCACGGGATCGAGGATGAGTTCGGAGACTTGGATGCTTAG
- the LOC103974519 gene encoding protein RALF-like 19 translates to MALRLAFLSFLLVMAIVAAGATYAGDEWGMARLASEGGGLTACDGREGECVGDEEEMTMESVSARRSLASRTKFVSYGALTKNRVPCNRRGQSYYNCHRQKKVNPYRRGCSSITKCARILQ, encoded by the coding sequence ATGGCTCTCCGGCTCGCCTTCCTGTCGTTCCTCTTGGTGATGGCCATCGTGGCCGCAGGGGCCACGTACGCGGGCGACGAGTGGGGGATGGCGCGACTGGCGAGCGAGGGTGGCGGGCTGACGGCGTGCGACGGGCGGGAAGGGGAGTGCGTCGGCGACGAGGAGGAGATGACGATGGAGTCGGTGTCTGCCCGGCGAAGCTTGGCTTCCAGGACCAAGTTCGTAAGCTACGGGGCACTCACCAAGAACCGGGTGCCCTGCAACCGGCGAGGCCAGTCCTACTACAATTGCCACCGTCAGAAGAAGGTCAACCCTTATCGCCGGGGCTGCAGCTCCATCACCAAATGCGCCAGAATTCTGCAATAa